Proteins from a genomic interval of Streptomyces sp. SID8374:
- a CDS encoding LLM class flavin-dependent oxidoreductase, whose amino-acid sequence MATEVLWYIIPREGAYPWEPAGRRPTDLGYLTRLAGTVEQLGYSGALLATDLHDVWPLGSALSAATSTRFKPLLAVHPGLISPTLLAKMALTFDNLFGGRLRFNVVNGSTKSLQEYGLHVEHDERYELSAEYWSLVKRLTAGEVFDHQGRFYDLKNAGASFRELKPVQDPHIPLWFGGSSAPGIEMAAQHVDVFLTWGEPPHLLKEKLEQVRARAAAHGRTLRIGLRLHLIVRDTEDEAWAAADRLLDVTSEATYARQLGDRAGEDGVGWQRQFRQHGGRVPARARELETHPNLWPGMSLFRPGPGTAVVGSAAQVTERLKEYEELGVDTFILSGNPLLEEAYRVAEKILPALGVRR is encoded by the coding sequence ATGGCCACCGAAGTCCTCTGGTACATCATCCCGCGCGAGGGCGCCTACCCGTGGGAGCCGGCCGGCCGCCGCCCCACCGACCTCGGCTACCTCACCCGGCTCGCCGGAACGGTCGAACAGCTCGGCTACAGCGGGGCGTTGCTCGCCACCGACCTGCACGACGTCTGGCCGCTGGGCAGCGCGCTGTCCGCCGCCACCAGCACCCGGTTCAAGCCGCTGCTCGCCGTCCACCCCGGACTGATCTCGCCGACCCTGCTGGCGAAGATGGCCCTCACCTTCGACAACCTCTTCGGCGGACGGCTGCGCTTCAACGTCGTCAACGGCTCCACCAAGTCCCTCCAGGAGTACGGGCTCCATGTGGAGCACGACGAGCGGTACGAGCTGAGCGCCGAATACTGGTCCCTCGTCAAACGGCTCACCGCCGGTGAGGTCTTCGACCACCAGGGCCGGTTCTACGACCTGAAGAACGCGGGCGCCTCGTTCCGCGAGCTGAAGCCCGTCCAGGACCCGCACATCCCGCTCTGGTTCGGCGGCTCCTCCGCCCCCGGCATCGAGATGGCCGCCCAGCACGTCGACGTCTTCCTCACCTGGGGCGAGCCCCCGCACCTGCTGAAGGAAAAGCTGGAACAGGTCCGCGCCCGGGCCGCCGCCCACGGGCGCACCCTGCGCATCGGGCTCCGCCTCCACCTCATCGTCCGCGACACCGAGGACGAGGCGTGGGCGGCGGCCGACCGGCTGCTGGACGTCACCAGCGAGGCGACGTACGCCCGGCAGCTCGGGGACCGGGCGGGGGAGGACGGCGTCGGCTGGCAGCGCCAGTTCCGCCAGCACGGCGGAAGGGTGCCGGCCCGCGCCCGCGAGCTGGAGACCCACCCCAATCTGTGGCCCGGCATGAGCCTCTTCCGCCCGGGACCCGGCACCGCCGTCGTCGGCTCGGCGGCCCAGGTGACCGAGCGGCTGAAGGAGTACGAGGAGCTGGGCGTCGACACCTTCATCCTCTCCGGCAACCCGCTCCTGGAGGAGGCCTACCGCGTCGCCGAGAAGATCCTCCCGGCCCTGGGGGTACGCCGCTGA
- a CDS encoding ABC-F family ATP-binding cassette domain-containing protein, whose protein sequence is MSTSDTHISCTSLSFSWPDGTEVFSGFDLTVGPGRTGLIGLNGCGKSTLLRLIAGELVPLEGEIRIRGGIGYLPQTVTLDTALRVDQVLGIADRRAAIDAVAAGDVREELFTVIGDDWDVEQRARATLDGLGLGPIGLDRTVGEMSGGECVLLRLAALLLARPGVLLLDEPTNNLDAVARKRLYDAVDAWSGALLVVSHDRELLERVDRIADLRDGSVTWYGGNLSAYEEALAVEQEAAQRMVRAAESDVQRQKRELAEAHMKLARRRRYGQKMWDTKREPKVVMGQRKRSAQESAGKHRILHTERLAEAQERLDEAESAVREDEEIRIELPRTRVHPGSEVLLLRDLAPPYGAPLRGEFTVRGPERIALTGRNGAGKTALLRTIAGELVPVSGEATTLVPLGFLPQRLDTLDDALSVADNVKRSAPGLTDNGVRARLARFLFKGGAADHPAGTLSGGERFRATLATLLLADPAPRLLLLDEPTNSLDLASVRRLTEALDAYEGALIVAGHDVPFLESIGITRWLRLDGELRDTSAEEVRAGR, encoded by the coding sequence ATGTCTACGTCCGACACCCACATCAGCTGTACCTCCCTCTCCTTCTCCTGGCCCGACGGCACCGAGGTCTTCTCCGGCTTCGACCTCACCGTGGGCCCCGGCCGCACCGGGCTCATCGGGCTCAACGGATGCGGCAAATCCACCCTGTTGCGTCTGATCGCCGGTGAACTCGTCCCGCTGGAGGGCGAGATCAGGATCCGTGGCGGCATCGGGTATCTGCCGCAGACCGTCACCCTGGACACCGCCCTGCGGGTCGATCAGGTGCTGGGCATCGCGGACCGGCGGGCGGCGATCGACGCCGTCGCGGCCGGTGACGTACGCGAGGAGCTCTTCACCGTGATCGGCGACGACTGGGACGTGGAGCAGCGCGCCCGCGCCACCCTCGACGGGCTCGGCCTCGGCCCTATCGGCCTGGACCGCACCGTCGGGGAGATGTCCGGCGGCGAGTGTGTGCTGCTGCGCCTCGCGGCCCTGCTGCTGGCCCGCCCCGGGGTGCTGCTGCTGGACGAACCGACGAACAACCTGGACGCGGTGGCCCGCAAGCGGCTCTACGACGCCGTCGACGCCTGGAGCGGGGCGCTCCTCGTGGTGAGTCACGACCGGGAGCTGCTGGAGCGGGTCGACCGGATCGCGGATCTGCGGGACGGATCGGTCACCTGGTACGGCGGGAACCTCTCGGCGTACGAGGAGGCGCTCGCGGTCGAACAGGAGGCGGCGCAGCGCATGGTGCGGGCCGCCGAGTCGGATGTCCAGCGGCAGAAGCGCGAACTGGCCGAGGCCCACATGAAGTTGGCCCGGCGCAGGCGGTACGGGCAGAAGATGTGGGACACCAAGCGGGAGCCGAAGGTGGTGATGGGCCAGCGCAAGCGGTCCGCCCAGGAGTCGGCCGGCAAGCACCGCATCCTGCACACCGAGCGGCTGGCGGAGGCCCAAGAGCGTCTCGACGAGGCGGAGTCGGCGGTGCGCGAGGACGAGGAGATCCGCATCGAGTTGCCGAGGACCCGGGTGCATCCGGGGAGTGAGGTGCTGCTCCTGCGCGACCTGGCGCCGCCCTACGGGGCGCCGCTGCGCGGGGAGTTCACGGTGCGCGGGCCCGAGCGGATCGCGCTGACCGGGCGCAACGGGGCGGGCAAGACGGCGTTGCTGCGGACGATCGCGGGCGAGCTCGTCCCGGTCTCCGGCGAGGCGACGACGCTGGTGCCGCTGGGCTTCCTCCCGCAGCGGCTGGACACGCTGGACGACGCGCTGTCGGTGGCGGACAACGTGAAGCGGTCGGCGCCCGGCCTCACCGACAACGGCGTCCGGGCCCGGCTGGCGCGCTTCCTCTTCAAGGGGGGCGCCGCCGACCACCCGGCCGGGACGCTGTCGGGCGGGGAGCGGTTCCGGGCCACGCTGGCGACGCTGCTGCTGGCGGACCCGGCGCCCCGGCTGCTGTTGCTGGACGAGCCGACGAACAGCCTCGACCTGGCGAGCGTACGACGGCTGACCGAGGCCCTCGACGCGTACGAGGGGGCGCTGATCGTGGCCGGCCACGACGTGCCGTTCCTGGAGTCGATCGGGATCACCCGGTGGCTGCGGCTGGACGGGGAGCTGCGGGACACCTCGGCGGAGGAGGTGCGGGCGGGGCGGTGA
- a CDS encoding acyl-ACP desaturase, whose product MTITSPHLGSSKAWTDAQLLYALEEVVEKELNRHLKVAKDWMPHEYVPFSDGRNFPGIFEDGEAWAADQSKVTDIGKIALVVNLLTEDNLPSYHHEIASLFGRDGAWGTWVHRWTAEEGRHGIVMRDYLLTSRAVDPDKLEQFRMAHMAEGFESDNRHSMLHSVAYVAFQELATRVSHRNTGHQSGDPVCDRMLARIATDENLHMVFYRNLLGAAFELAPDLTMQAVRDVVVNFRMPGHGMPGFERAAAQMAIGEIYNMRIHHDDVIQPVLRYLKVMDIDGLGPEGMKAQEELGLYMGGLDSEASKFDEKLAARKARMIARGRA is encoded by the coding sequence GTGACGATCACCTCTCCCCACCTCGGCAGTTCGAAGGCGTGGACCGACGCCCAACTGCTGTACGCGCTGGAAGAGGTGGTGGAGAAGGAACTCAACCGCCATCTCAAGGTCGCCAAGGACTGGATGCCCCACGAGTACGTCCCCTTCTCCGACGGCCGGAACTTCCCCGGCATCTTCGAGGACGGCGAGGCGTGGGCGGCGGACCAGTCCAAGGTCACCGACATCGGCAAGATCGCGCTCGTGGTGAACCTCCTCACCGAGGACAACCTCCCCAGCTACCACCACGAGATCGCCTCCCTCTTCGGCCGCGACGGCGCCTGGGGCACCTGGGTGCACCGCTGGACCGCCGAGGAGGGCCGCCACGGCATCGTGATGCGCGACTACCTGCTCACCTCGCGCGCCGTCGACCCGGACAAGCTGGAGCAGTTCCGCATGGCGCACATGGCGGAGGGCTTCGAGTCGGACAACCGGCACTCGATGCTGCACTCCGTCGCGTACGTCGCCTTCCAGGAGCTGGCCACCCGCGTCTCGCACCGCAACACCGGCCACCAGTCCGGCGACCCGGTCTGCGACCGGATGCTGGCCCGGATCGCGACCGACGAGAACCTGCACATGGTCTTCTACCGCAACCTCCTGGGCGCCGCCTTCGAGCTGGCCCCGGACCTGACCATGCAGGCCGTGCGCGACGTCGTCGTCAACTTCCGGATGCCCGGCCACGGCATGCCCGGCTTCGAGCGGGCCGCCGCGCAGATGGCGATCGGCGAGATCTACAACATGCGCATCCACCACGACGACGTGATCCAGCCGGTGCTGCGCTATCTGAAGGTCATGGACATCGACGGGCTCGGCCCGGAGGGCATGAAGGCGCAGGAGGAGCTCGGCCTGTACATGGGCGGGCTGGACAGCGAGGCGTCGAAGTTCGACGAGAAGCTCGCCGCCCGCAAGGCGCGGATGATCGCGCGCGGCCGCGCCTGA
- a CDS encoding SsgA family sporulation/cell division regulator, translated as MSSVIEQSVQARMVASAPRMETLPATLSYDRKDPFAVRMAFPAPATLEGTEVSWEFSRELLTAGVDTPTGEGDVRVRPFGYERTVLEFHAAEGIAMVHVRTAELRHFLERAQELVPVGDEYRYLELDRSLTDLLGGAC; from the coding sequence TTGTCCAGCGTTATCGAGCAGTCCGTGCAGGCCCGCATGGTCGCGTCCGCCCCGCGGATGGAAACCCTGCCGGCCACACTGAGTTACGACCGCAAGGACCCCTTCGCCGTGCGGATGGCGTTCCCGGCCCCGGCGACCCTGGAGGGGACCGAGGTGTCCTGGGAGTTCTCCCGCGAGCTGCTGACTGCGGGCGTCGACACCCCTACGGGCGAGGGCGATGTCCGGGTCAGGCCGTTCGGGTACGAGCGGACGGTGCTGGAGTTCCACGCCGCCGAGGGCATCGCCATGGTCCACGTACGCACGGCTGAGCTGCGCCACTTCCTGGAGCGGGCACAGGAGCTGGTGCCGGTGGGCGACGAGTACCGCTATCTGGAGCTGGACCGGAGTCTGACCGATCTGCTGGGCGGCGCCTGCTGA
- a CDS encoding excinuclease ABC subunit UvrA: MDHSTERRIVITGAHENNLRDVSLALPKGRITVFTGVSGSGKSSVVFDTIAVESQRQLNETFTSFLRNRLPKYERPRAESMEDLSVAVVIDQRPLGGNVRSTVGTATDIWSVIRVLFSRYGTPSAGGATAYSFNDPTGMCPECDGVGRTVRLDLDRAVDWSKSLNEGALLLPGLSVGSWEWSLYGGSGRFDNDLPLSEYGDEERQLLLYGSGFTVRVDMRTGSAAMQFEGVVARFERLYLKRDTASLSDKRRAAADRFTVEKVCASCGGARLNAAALATRIDGLSPADYGRMEVADLVGVLARIDDPVGGPIAAAARERLERLVGIGLGYLSLDRETTTLSGGEGQRLKMVRHLGSSLTGLTFVFDEPSIGLHPRDVGRLGDLLVRLRDKGNTVLVVEHDPDVMAVADHIVDMGPRAGSEGGHVVFEGPFDRLREADTLTGRCLRQRTTVKSEFRSPTGHLPVRGADLHNLKGLDVSFPTGVLTVVTGVAGSGKSTLVSEVFTAAHPQAVVIDQSAITASSRSTPASYIGALDTIRKVFARENGVDAGLFSFNSAGACPGCSGRGVISTDLAFMDPVTTTCQECEGRRFHDDVLKHRVGGRSIVDVLEMTAAQAVGLFEDRVLLRKLRTLDEVGLTYLTLGQPLSTLSGGERQRIKLATQLHRTSSVYVLDEPTTGLHLADTGALVDLLDRLVDAGNTVICVEHNLEVVKRADRVIDLGPDGGKKGGELVFEGTPQELLADRTSVTARYLRRDLGLPEEPR, encoded by the coding sequence ATGGATCACAGCACCGAGCGCCGCATCGTCATCACCGGAGCGCACGAGAACAATCTGCGCGATGTCTCCCTCGCCCTGCCCAAGGGCCGGATCACCGTCTTCACCGGGGTCTCCGGTTCGGGGAAGTCGTCGGTCGTCTTCGACACGATCGCCGTGGAGTCCCAGCGGCAGCTGAACGAGACCTTCACCTCGTTCCTGCGGAACCGGCTGCCGAAGTACGAGCGGCCACGGGCCGAGTCCATGGAGGACCTGTCCGTGGCCGTCGTCATCGACCAGAGGCCGCTCGGCGGCAACGTCCGGTCGACCGTGGGCACGGCGACGGACATCTGGTCGGTGATCCGGGTGCTGTTCTCGCGGTACGGCACCCCGAGCGCGGGCGGGGCGACCGCGTACTCCTTCAACGACCCGACGGGGATGTGCCCGGAGTGCGACGGGGTGGGGCGTACGGTCCGCCTCGATCTGGACCGGGCGGTGGACTGGTCGAAGTCGCTGAACGAGGGGGCGCTGCTGCTGCCCGGCCTCTCGGTGGGCAGCTGGGAGTGGAGCCTGTACGGCGGGTCGGGGCGGTTCGACAACGACCTGCCGCTGTCCGAGTACGGCGATGAGGAACGCCAACTGCTGCTGTACGGCTCCGGGTTCACCGTCCGGGTCGATATGCGCACAGGCTCGGCGGCTATGCAGTTCGAGGGGGTGGTGGCGCGGTTCGAGCGGCTCTACCTCAAGCGCGACACGGCGTCGCTGTCGGACAAGCGGCGTGCGGCGGCCGACCGGTTCACCGTCGAGAAGGTCTGCGCCTCCTGCGGCGGGGCGCGGCTGAACGCGGCGGCGCTCGCCACCCGGATCGACGGGCTCTCCCCCGCCGACTACGGCCGGATGGAGGTCGCCGATCTCGTCGGCGTACTGGCGCGCATCGACGATCCGGTGGGCGGCCCGATCGCGGCGGCGGCCCGTGAGCGGCTGGAACGGCTCGTGGGGATCGGGCTCGGCTATCTCAGCCTGGACCGGGAGACGACCACGCTCTCGGGCGGCGAGGGGCAGCGGCTCAAGATGGTGCGCCACCTGGGGAGTTCGCTGACCGGGCTGACCTTCGTCTTCGACGAACCGAGCATCGGGCTGCACCCGCGGGACGTCGGGCGGCTCGGTGATCTGCTGGTGCGGCTGCGCGACAAGGGCAACACGGTGCTGGTGGTGGAGCACGACCCGGATGTGATGGCGGTCGCCGACCACATCGTCGACATGGGGCCGCGTGCCGGGTCGGAGGGCGGTCACGTGGTCTTCGAGGGGCCGTTCGACCGGCTGCGCGAGGCGGACACGCTCACCGGACGCTGCCTGCGTCAACGGACCACCGTCAAGAGTGAGTTCCGCTCCCCCACCGGTCATCTCCCGGTCCGGGGCGCCGATCTGCACAACCTCAAGGGGCTGGACGTGTCGTTCCCCACCGGGGTGCTGACCGTGGTGACGGGGGTGGCCGGTTCGGGCAAGTCGACGCTGGTCTCGGAGGTGTTCACGGCGGCCCACCCGCAGGCGGTGGTCATCGACCAGAGCGCGATCACCGCCTCCTCCCGCTCCACCCCGGCCTCGTACATCGGTGCGCTGGACACCATCCGCAAGGTCTTCGCCCGGGAGAACGGCGTCGACGCGGGGCTGTTCAGCTTCAACTCGGCGGGCGCCTGCCCGGGTTGCTCGGGCCGCGGGGTGATCTCCACCGATCTGGCGTTCATGGACCCGGTGACCACGACCTGCCAGGAGTGCGAGGGCCGGCGGTTCCACGACGACGTACTGAAGCACCGGGTCGGCGGCCGGTCCATCGTGGACGTGCTGGAGATGACGGCGGCGCAGGCGGTCGGGCTCTTCGAGGACCGCGTACTGCTGCGGAAGCTGCGGACCCTGGACGAGGTCGGCCTCACCTACCTGACGCTCGGGCAGCCGCTGAGCACCCTCTCGGGCGGTGAGCGCCAGCGGATCAAGCTCGCCACCCAGCTGCACCGCACCTCCAGCGTCTACGTCCTGGACGAGCCGACGACCGGGCTGCACCTGGCCGACACGGGGGCGCTGGTGGATCTGCTGGACCGGCTGGTCGACGCGGGGAACACGGTGATCTGCGTGGAGCACAACCTGGAGGTGGTGAAACGGGCGGACCGGGTGATCGACCTCGGCCCGGACGGCGGGAAGAAGGGCGGCGAGCTGGTCTTCGAGGGGACACCCCAGGAGCTGCTGGCGGACCGCACCTCGGTTACCGCCCGGTATCTGCGCCGGGATCTCGGCCTGCCCGAGGAACCCCGCTGA
- a CDS encoding VOC family protein: protein MLNPTFPDGAPNWVDLGTPDLDGAGAFYGGLFGWEVVPGGPEVGGYGMFTLDGNTVGGVMTVPEEQSASAWSLYFRTPDADDTAELVTRAGGRSAFEPMDVLDHGRMGGFLDPAGAYFGVWQPRQNPGLGVIQQPGSLLWAELYTPDVPAVARFFGEVFGWKTDALKVEGTDYVYTTVHPAGTGPELSFGGLVTMGDVPAEAARGPHWMPYFAVEDVEATVAAAKTLGGAEALPAMEVPGVGTMANVTDPFGAVFAVMKPRPRQ, encoded by the coding sequence ATGCTCAACCCCACCTTCCCCGACGGAGCACCCAACTGGGTCGATCTCGGCACGCCCGACCTCGACGGGGCCGGCGCCTTCTACGGCGGCCTCTTCGGCTGGGAGGTGGTCCCCGGCGGCCCCGAGGTCGGGGGGTACGGGATGTTCACCCTGGACGGCAACACCGTCGGCGGTGTCATGACGGTCCCCGAGGAGCAGTCCGCCAGCGCCTGGTCCCTCTACTTCCGGACGCCCGACGCCGACGACACCGCCGAGCTGGTCACCCGGGCCGGCGGCCGCTCCGCCTTCGAGCCGATGGACGTCCTCGACCACGGCAGGATGGGCGGCTTCCTCGACCCGGCCGGAGCCTATTTCGGCGTCTGGCAGCCCCGGCAGAACCCCGGCCTCGGCGTCATCCAGCAGCCGGGCTCGCTCCTGTGGGCCGAGCTGTACACCCCGGACGTCCCGGCGGTGGCCAGGTTCTTCGGCGAGGTCTTCGGCTGGAAGACCGACGCGCTGAAGGTGGAGGGCACCGACTACGTCTACACCACGGTCCACCCCGCGGGCACCGGTCCGGAGCTGTCGTTCGGCGGGCTGGTCACCATGGGCGACGTCCCGGCCGAGGCCGCGCGCGGCCCGCACTGGATGCCGTACTTCGCGGTCGAGGACGTGGAGGCCACGGTGGCCGCAGCCAAGACGCTCGGCGGCGCGGAGGCGCTGCCGGCGATGGAGGTGCCCGGCGTCGGCACCATGGCCAACGTCACCGACCCCTTCGGCGCGGTGTTCGCGGTGATGAAGCCCCGGCCGAGGCAGTGA
- a CDS encoding WhiB family transcriptional regulator, translating to MLINTVTEDALDWQETALCAQAGPEFFFPAPGSSTREAKQLCGACEGRVACLEYALANDERFGVWGGLSEKERERLRREERNQG from the coding sequence ATGCTGATCAATACGGTGACCGAGGACGCGCTCGACTGGCAGGAGACCGCGTTGTGCGCGCAGGCCGGACCCGAGTTCTTCTTCCCGGCCCCGGGCAGTTCGACGCGCGAGGCCAAGCAGCTCTGCGGAGCCTGCGAGGGGCGCGTGGCCTGCCTGGAGTACGCACTCGCCAACGACGAGCGGTTCGGCGTCTGGGGCGGGCTCTCCGAGAAGGAGCGCGAACGGCTGCGCCGGGAAGAGCGCAACCAGGGCTGA